A window of Strix aluco isolate bStrAlu1 chromosome 11, bStrAlu1.hap1, whole genome shotgun sequence contains these coding sequences:
- the LOC141928220 gene encoding histone-lysine N-methyltransferase SETMAR: protein MAELSGGLEPVAVGLWPPGEAPPAFQYSPDNVAGADGDIDPMEITFPGCSCLTSSCVVHLCSCLRHGENYNGLCLKPTQQEEEYARPIFECNAMCQCGESCQNRVVQRGLQFRLEVFKTEKKGWGLRTLEFIAKGRFVCEYAGEVLGFNEAQRRIQAQTSKDSNYIIAVREHLHSGRILETFVDPTYIGNVGRFLNHSCEPNLFMVPVRVDSMVPKLALFAATDISAGEELSYDYSGRFHNLPITNREQKSLEEDNRLRKPCYCGSRTCASFLPWDTSLFSTPGACSGSSPELFSP from the exons ATGGCGGAGCTGAGCGGCGGGCTGGAGCCGGTGGCTGTGGGGTTGTGGCCGCCCGGGGAGGCCCCGCCGGCCTTTCAG TATAGCCCAGACAATGTGGCTGGAGCAGACGGAGACATTGACCCCATGGAAATCACCTTTCCAGGCTGTTCTTGTCTTACCAGCTCCTGTGTGGTTCACCTGTGCTCGTGTCTTCGCCATGGTGAAAATTACAACGGTTTGTGCCTCAAGCCTACACAGCAAGAGGAGGAGTACGCCAGGCCCATTTTTGAGTGCAATGCCATGTGCCAGTGTGGTGAATCCTGCCAAAACAGGGTTGTTCAGAGGGGTTTGCAATTCAGACTTGAGGTATTCAAGACTGAGAAGAAAGGGTGGGGTCTGCGCACTCTGGAATTCATAGCTAAAGGAAGATTTGTTTGTGAATATGCTGGTGAAGTTTTAGGCTTTAATGAGGCACAAAGAAGAATTCAGGCCCAGACGTCAAAGGATTCAAACTATATTATAGCAGTGAGGGAACACCTCCATAGTGGTCGGATATTGGAGACGTTTGTCGACCCTACGTACATTGGTAACGTAGGCAGATTCCTGAATCATTCCTGTGAACCAAATTTATTTATGGTGCCAGTTCGAGTTGACTCAATGGTGCCTAAACTGGCACTTTTTGCAGCCACTGATATTTCTGCTGGAGAAGAACTTTCATATGATTATTCTGGAAGATTCCATAATCTACCAATAACTAACAGAGAACAAAAATCTTTAGAGGAAGATAACAGATTGAGAAAACCTTGCTACTGTGGTTCCCGCACATGTGCTTCCTTCTTACCTTGGGACACCTCCCTCTTTTCCACACCAGGTGCCTGTTCAGGGAGCTCTCCAGAGCTTTTCAGCCCCTAA